In Nocardioides bizhenqiangii, the DNA window AACCAGGTCTGGGTGGCCTCGGCGAGCACCACGTCGACCTCCAGGTCGGCCGCGTGCACCTCGTCGACGAGCTCAACGGTCCGACCGGCAACGGCCTCCGGTGAAGCGCCGTACAGCAGGTCGTTGACGCCCAGCATCACCACCACCACGTCCGGTCGGTGGTCCTCCACCAGCCGGCCGGCGGGGACGTCAGGGACGAACGCCTGCATGCCCCAGCGGGCGGCGTGATCCTTGTCGAACCGCGGGTCGGCGTATGCCATCGATCCGGGCTGGTCGGTGAGGTTGTCCCACAGGTCGCTGCGCGGTCCGACGAAGTCCACCGGCACCCCGGCTGCGACGAAGTGTCGCCAGAGCCGGTACCGCCAGGTCCAGTCTCCGGAGGACCCCTGGGTCACCGAGTCGCCGACCAGCAGGATCCGGACCGGGTCCGGCGACGTCGCATCGACGGCGCGTGCCGACGGTCCCGGCCCCAGGCCGGCGAGCAGCATCACGCCGGCCAGTCCCAGTGCCGCGCGCATTCGAGAGCCCTCCCGCGCACGAGACTAGGTGGTCGGCTGCGGGGCCGCTGGGTTTCGCCTCAGGCGGTCGCCTCGGTGGGTGCCGGGCAGAACGTCCGCCGGTACTGCAGCGGACTCACGCCGCGGACCCGCTGGAAGTGGTGCCGGAGCGCGGCGGCGTTGCCGAAGCCCACCTCGTTGGCGATCCACTCGACCGGCTGCTCGGTGGTCTCGAGCAGCTCTTCGGCGGCGGCGACCCGCTGCGCGGTCACCCAGCTGTGCGGGGTCGTGCCGGTCTCGTCGCGGAACCGCCGGGCGAAGGTGCGGGGTGACATCAGCGCACGCCGCGCGAGCGAGTCGACGCTGTGCTCCTCGGCGATGTTCTCGAGGATCCAGGTCAGCAGCGGCCGCAGGGTGTCGGCGTCGCAGTCGGGCACCGCGCGAGCGATGAACTGCGCCTGGCCGCCGTCGCGGTGCGGGGGTACGACGGCGCGCCGGGCGACCATGCTCGCCACCGCAGCGCCGTACTCCTGCCTCCAGATGTGCAGGCAGGCGTCCAGGCCGGCCGCGGTTCCGGCGCTGGTCACGACCTGGCCGGTGTCGACGTACAACACCTCGGGCACGACCTTGGCCTCGGGGAACCGGGTCTGGAGCTCCTTGGTGTACATCCAGTGCGTGGTGCACTCGCGGCCGTCGAGGAGGCCGGCGGCGCCCAGCGTGAACGCCCCGCTGCAGACGGAGAGGATCCGGGCGCCCCGGTCGTAAGCCTCACGGATGGCGTCGATCACCGGCCCGGGCGCCAACCGACCGCGCGGCGTCGCGGGGACAGCCACGAGATCGGCGTCCCGCACCCGCTCGAGGCCCTCGTGGACCTGGAGCGAGAAGCCCATCGACGTGGGGATCGGGTCGGGCGACTCGGCGCAGACGGCGAACTCGAGCTTCGGGACACCGTGCGCGGTGCGGTCGAGGCCGAACGCCTCGCACAGCACGCCGAGCTCGAAGGGGGCGACACCCTCGAAGGCCAGAACGGCCACGTTGGTCAGCATCCGCCCATGCTGGCACCTCAATGGCAGAAAATCAACGTAGTCCGGCATTTCTGCCACTGGTGGCAGGATTCCATCACGGGCAGACTTTCTGCCATGACCTACTTCATCCTCCTCGTGATCGTGGCAGCCGTCGCAGCCACGGTGCACGCGATTGTGCGCGACGACCGCGGCCAGCTGCCGCCCCCCACCTCCCACTCCGTCGACCAAGCATTCCGCCCGCCCGCCAGCCTGCTCAACCGGCGCTGACCCGCCGCAGGGCTGACAACGCGAACGGCCCCCACGTCCTCGGACGTGGGGGCCGTTGTTGCGTTCAGCGTGCGGCGATCAGGCGCTGCCGCCGGTCAGCTTCTCACGGAGCGCCTGGAGCGCCTCGTCCGACGCGAGCGAGCCGCCCGCGTCCTCGGCCACCTCGGTCTCGTCCGAGGCCGCGCCGGCGCCGGAGGAGTACGTCGTCGCCTCGCCGGCCTCGATCTCGGCCTGCTTGGCGTCGGCCTGCTGCTTGACGTGCGCCTCCCAGCGGGCGTGCGCCTTGGCGTACTGGTCCTCCCAGAGCGCGCGCTGGTCCTCGAAGCCCTCGAGCCACTCGCCGGTCTCCGGGTCGAAGCCGTCGGGGTAGACGTAGTTGCCCTGGTCGTCGTAGGTCGCCGGCATGCCGTAGAGGGTCGGGTCGAACTCCTCGACGTCGGAAGCGGCGGGGTTCTCGTTGGCCTGCTTCAGCGACAGCGAGATCCGGCGACGCTCGAGGTCGATGTCGATGATCTTGACCATGACGTCGTCGTTGACCTGGACGACCTGCTCCGGGATCTCCACGTGGCGCTCGGCCAGCTCGGAGATGTGGACCAGGCCCTCGATGCCCTCCTCGACCCGCACGAACGAGCCGAACGGCACCAGCTTGGTGACCTTGCCGGGCACGATCTGACCGATCTGGTGGGTGCGGGCGAAGTGCTGCCAGGGGTCCTCCTGCGTCGCCTTGAGCGACAGCGAGACCCGCTCGCGGTCCATGTCGACGTCGAGCACCTCGACGGTGACCTCGTCACCGACGGTGACCACCTCGGACGGGTGGTCGATGTGCTTCCACGACAGCTCGGAGACGTGGACCAGGCCGTCGACTCCGCCGAGGTCGACGAACGCACCGAAGTTGACGATCGAGGACACGACGCCCTTGCGGATCTGGCCCTTCTGCAGCTGGGTGAGGAAGCCGTGGCGCAC includes these proteins:
- a CDS encoding GlxA family transcriptional regulator is translated as MLTNVAVLAFEGVAPFELGVLCEAFGLDRTAHGVPKLEFAVCAESPDPIPTSMGFSLQVHEGLERVRDADLVAVPATPRGRLAPGPVIDAIREAYDRGARILSVCSGAFTLGAAGLLDGRECTTHWMYTKELQTRFPEAKVVPEVLYVDTGQVVTSAGTAAGLDACLHIWRQEYGAAVASMVARRAVVPPHRDGGQAQFIARAVPDCDADTLRPLLTWILENIAEEHSVDSLARRALMSPRTFARRFRDETGTTPHSWVTAQRVAAAEELLETTEQPVEWIANEVGFGNAAALRHHFQRVRGVSPLQYRRTFCPAPTEATA
- the rpsA gene encoding 30S ribosomal protein S1, with the protein product MTSTLSTPLASRYDDDAPQVAVNDIGSEADFLAAIDQTIKYFNDGDIVDGTIVKVDRDEVLLDIGYKTEGVIPSRELSIKHDVDPSEVVSVGDKVEALVLQKEDKEGRLILSKKRAQYERAWGTIEEIKEADGVVEGTVIEVVKGGLIIDIGLRGFLPASLVEMRRVRDLQPYVGQTLEAKIIELDKNRNNVVLSRRAWLEQTQSEVRHGFLTQLQKGQIRKGVVSSIVNFGAFVDLGGVDGLVHVSELSWKHIDHPSEVVTVGDEVTVEVLDVDMDRERVSLSLKATQEDPWQHFARTHQIGQIVPGKVTKLVPFGSFVRVEEGIEGLVHISELAERHVEIPEQVVQVNDDVMVKIIDIDLERRRISLSLKQANENPAASDVEEFDPTLYGMPATYDDQGNYVYPDGFDPETGEWLEGFEDQRALWEDQYAKAHARWEAHVKQQADAKQAEIEAGEATTYSSGAGAASDETEVAEDAGGSLASDEALQALREKLTGGSA